In Indicator indicator isolate 239-I01 chromosome 16, UM_Iind_1.1, whole genome shotgun sequence, one genomic interval encodes:
- the LOC128972351 gene encoding C2 calcium-dependent domain-containing protein 4C-like: protein MWFLEKIRASHENGNLSSSSFLGLPPAQNLPEKARLGSATFPNVLTPDRIPEFCIPPRLTSSNPVKGTGSHQDHSLEDADHDFSDCSPNSSLPHLIQVESAEEIPTLEEESTNSDPQSQAALSLPHFPRAPTSYGFCTLLESPHTRRKESIFHTDPYGALPSLILSRSRANTFSGKGSTSNPIAINFASVRLPPKHPSLHRQGACDSDTASSSDSSPFSSPLLSRSPPRSCSLIKTQTQEGFLCRALKAKNKSSMARNNSLSTEESSSTDNSPSVIRRASEGLLAMRSFSTSCSPIFPLDLARSRERLVGESTVVMDKGGMLRLSAEYCSENERLRIRLISAEGLYDDSVEPKNINCCITFSLVPGKTQKQRSTVIKRSRNPIFNEDFFFDGIAEEELYSLSVRMKAMNKGWSMKRDYTLGERELSLMSMLSV from the coding sequence aTGTGGTTCTTGGAAAAGATCAGAGCATCACATGAAAATGGAAACCTCTCTAGCTCCTCCTTCCTGGGACTGCCACCTGCCCAAAATCTGCCTGAAAAAGCCCGACTGGGGAGTGCTACTTTTCCTAATGTGCTCACTCCTGACAGAATCCCTGAATTCTGCATTCCCCCAAGGCTGACCAGTTCCAACCCTGTTAAGGGTACAGGTTCTCACCAGGACCACAGTCTAGAGGATGCAGATCATGATTTTTCTGActgcagccccaactcttcctTGCCGCATCTCATTCAGGTGGAAAGTGctgaagagattccaacccTGGAGGAAGAAAGCACCAACTCAGACCCACAGTCCCAAGCAGCACTCTCCCTGCCTCACTTTCCCAGAGCTCCCACTTCCTATGGCTTCTGCACTTTGCTGGAGAGTCCCCACACCAGGAGAAAAGAGTCCATCTTCCACACTGACCCATATGGTGCTCTGCCCAGCTTGATACTGTCTCGATCCAGAGCTAACACATTCAGTGGCAAAGGGAGTACATCTAATCCCATTGCTATCAACTTTGCTTCTGTGAGACTGCCTCCCAAGCATCCCTCTCTGCATAGGCAAGGTGCCTGTGATAGTGATACTGCCTCCTCCAGCGACTCCTCTCCTTTCAGCTCTCCACTTCTCAGCAGGTCTCCTCCCAGATCCTGCTCCCTGATCAAAACACAAACTCAGGAGGGATTCCTCTGCCGAGCACTGAAAGCCAAGAACAAATCCAGCATGGCCAGGAACAATTCGCTCTCTacagaggaaagcagctccactgaTAACAGCCCCAGTGTTATAAGGCGGGCCTCAGAGGGGCTGCTTGCCATGCGGAGCTTTAGCACATCCTGTTCTCCCATCTTTCCCCTGGATCTGGCCCGCAGCCGGGAGAGACTGGTGGGAGAGAGCACTGTGGTTATGGACAAGGGAGGCATGTTGAGGCTGTCAGCTGAATACTGCTCAGAGAATGAAAGGCTGAGGATCCGCCTGATCAGCGCAGAGGGTTTATATGATGACTCTGTAGAGCCCAAAAACATCAACTGCTGTATCACCTTCTCCCTGGTGCCAGggaaaacacagaagcagagaagcactGTTataaagagaagcagaaatccCATTTTCAATGAGGACTTCTTTTTTGATGGCATTGCAGAAGAAGAGCTTTACAGCCTCTCAGTAAGGATGAAAGCAATGAATAAAGGATGGAGTATGAAACGGGATTACACCTTGGGAGAACGGGAATTGTCTTTGATGAGTATGTTGTCAGTGTAA